Genomic segment of Thermodesulfobacteriota bacterium:
GGGAGGAGCTGGTTGCTGTGGGGCGGGTGGGCCGGCCCCACGGCATCAAGGGAGAGCTGCGGCTCTTCCCCTATTCCGGCGATCCGCAATCGTTGACCCATTACCGCCAGCTGTTCCTGGCACCGGCGGCGGGCGGCGCTGCCCGGGCCTACGGCGTCAAGGGCTGCCGGATCCATGGCCGGGAGGCCCTGGTGCAGCTGGCTGGCATTGACGACCGGACCGCGGCCGAGGCCTTCACCAACGCCGAGGCCTGGGTGCGCAAGGCGGACCGGCCGCCCCTGGCGGCGAACGAGATCTACCTGCAGGATCTCGTCGGCCTGACGGCCTTCACCGAAGAGGGACGGCGGCTGGGCACGGTGCGGGGCCTTCTGGCCACCGGCGGCTCGGACCTGCTGGTGATCGAGGGCCGCGGCCGGG
This window contains:
- the rimM gene encoding ribosome maturation factor RimM (Essential for efficient processing of 16S rRNA); translated protein: MSDLAAGEELVAVGRVGRPHGIKGELRLFPYSGDPQSLTHYRQLFLAPAAGGAARAYGVKGCRIHGREALVQLAGIDDRTAAEAFTNAEAWVRKADRPPLAANEIYLQDLVGLTAFTEEGRRLGTVRGLLATGGSDLLVIEGRGREYLVPARREFLVAVEPEAGRLVIRPVPGLLEMND